A genomic stretch from Chitinophaga agri includes:
- the mscL gene encoding large conductance mechanosensitive channel protein MscL, whose protein sequence is MSFFKEFKEFATRGNVIDLAVGVIIGGAFQKIVNSLVENIFMPILGMVTGKIDFKEKFVQLGSSDTPVTTLAQAKEKGVTVLAYGAFIQTIIEFILIAFCIFLVVKFINTMRKKKEEAPAPAAPPAPTTQEKLLMEIRDALKNK, encoded by the coding sequence ATGTCTTTTTTCAAAGAATTTAAAGAGTTTGCTACCCGTGGCAATGTTATTGACCTGGCTGTCGGTGTGATCATCGGTGGTGCGTTTCAGAAGATCGTAAACTCGCTGGTTGAGAATATATTCATGCCTATACTTGGTATGGTCACCGGTAAAATTGATTTTAAAGAGAAGTTTGTTCAGCTTGGCTCCAGCGACACGCCTGTGACAACGCTCGCCCAAGCGAAGGAAAAGGGTGTTACAGTACTTGCTTATGGGGCATTCATACAGACAATTATTGAGTTTATATTGATCGCGTTCTGCATCTTCCTGGTGGTGAAGTTTATCAACACGATGCGTAAGAAGAAGGAAGAAGCACCCGCACCAGCAGCACCACCAGCGCCAACTACACAGGAAAAACTGCTCATGGAGATCCGTGATGCATTAAAGAATAAATAA
- a CDS encoding PPK2 family polyphosphate kinase: MSKIRLSDISTTPPEGMEKEAIKIMTKEILKELDELQNLLYAEHQHAILIILQGMDASGKDGLIRKVLGNMNPQGINVKSFKAPTDEEKEHDFLWRVHRHAPARGMIQVFNRSHYEDILIQRVHKWIDDETAEKRMRAINDFERLLAEDNNTTILKFYLHISQEEQSKRLQERLEDPRKMWKYNKSDAVEAKLWKEYRKVYEDALEQCNDIKWVVVPADKNWYKEYVVAQTLRDTLRSFSMQYPNLEQ, from the coding sequence ATGAGTAAGATCAGATTATCCGATATCAGCACTACCCCACCCGAAGGAATGGAGAAAGAAGCGATCAAAATAATGACGAAGGAAATCCTGAAGGAGCTGGATGAATTGCAAAACCTATTGTATGCCGAGCACCAACATGCTATTCTGATCATCTTGCAGGGAATGGATGCCAGCGGCAAAGATGGACTCATCCGGAAAGTACTTGGCAACATGAACCCACAGGGTATTAACGTGAAATCGTTTAAGGCGCCGACTGATGAAGAGAAAGAGCATGACTTCCTGTGGCGTGTACACCGTCACGCCCCTGCGAGAGGAATGATACAGGTGTTTAACCGTTCTCATTATGAAGACATTCTGATACAGCGTGTCCATAAATGGATCGACGATGAAACCGCTGAAAAAAGGATGCGCGCCATCAATGATTTTGAACGGTTGCTCGCTGAAGATAACAATACAACTATCCTTAAATTCTATCTGCATATCTCTCAGGAAGAACAGAGCAAAAGACTACAGGAAAGACTGGAAGATCCACGAAAGATGTGGAAGTATAATAAAAGTGACGCAGTAGAGGCAAAGCTCTGGAAAGAATACAGAAAGGTGTATGAAGATGCACTTGAACAATGCAATGACATCAAATGGGTTGTAGTACCGGCAGATAAGAACTGGTATAAAGAATACGTGGTGGCACAAACGTTGAGGGATACACTTCGCTCGTTCAGCATGCAGTATCCTAACCTGGAACAGTAA
- a CDS encoding DMT family transporter, giving the protein MNNRAIHWSIFILLSLTWGSSFILMKIGLEALSPYQVASLRLLSAGIALLPFFFKFIRQTPLNKIPMIILSGILGNLLPAYLFCIAETRIDSALAGILNSLVPLMALLAGFFLFRSPIVKKQLLGIGLGLLGVVLLFAVKGVNAGYWYYGLWIVVATICYGLNIALVHHHLKGYSSLQLGSIALFFCAMFALPVLIFTGFFSILSGPAIPWSALGASVTLGILGSGIASVLFYILINKAGAMFASMVTYALPVVAIGWGLLAGEKISVLQVLCMLVILASVYIVNKAKR; this is encoded by the coding sequence GTGAACAACCGTGCCATTCACTGGAGCATCTTTATTCTCTTATCTCTGACCTGGGGCAGCTCATTCATTCTGATGAAAATTGGCCTGGAAGCCCTTTCCCCATATCAGGTGGCCAGCCTTCGACTGTTAAGTGCAGGCATTGCATTATTACCCTTCTTTTTCAAATTTATCCGTCAGACGCCGCTGAACAAGATACCCATGATCATTCTGTCGGGCATCCTGGGGAACCTTTTACCCGCATATCTTTTCTGTATTGCAGAAACACGTATAGACAGTGCACTGGCAGGTATCCTGAACAGCCTTGTACCACTGATGGCGTTACTGGCAGGCTTCTTTCTATTTCGTTCGCCTATTGTAAAGAAACAATTACTGGGGATTGGCCTGGGCCTGTTGGGAGTCGTGCTGCTGTTTGCCGTGAAGGGCGTCAATGCCGGTTACTGGTATTACGGCCTGTGGATCGTAGTGGCCACTATTTGTTATGGATTGAATATAGCCCTGGTACATCATCACCTGAAAGGATACAGTTCATTGCAGCTTGGATCTATTGCGCTGTTCTTTTGTGCAATGTTTGCCCTGCCGGTACTGATCTTTACCGGCTTTTTCAGTATACTATCCGGGCCTGCCATTCCCTGGAGCGCATTGGGAGCCAGCGTGACTCTGGGTATATTGGGCAGCGGTATTGCCTCTGTTTTATTCTATATACTGATCAATAAGGCAGGTGCAATGTTTGCCTCTATGGTGACCTATGCACTGCCGGTAGTTGCCATAGGCTGGGGCTTACTGGCGGGAGAAAAGATCTCCGTTCTTCAGGTATTATGTATGCTGGTGATCCTTGCGAGTGTATATATTGTCAATAAAGCAAAACGCTGA
- the frr gene encoding ribosome recycling factor translates to MQDDLTLIIEDTSATMRKAIGHLEQELTKIRAGKANPQILDGIMVDYYGAPTALAQVANITVADARTLTVQPWERNMLQPIERAIIASNIGINPQNDGIIIRLFLPPLTEERRKEFVKRALGEGEQAKVSIRNIRRDAIESIKKLQKEGLSEDSAKDAEADVQGLTNKFIEMVDKHTAQKEKEIMVI, encoded by the coding sequence ATGCAAGATGATCTAACGTTAATTATAGAAGATACCTCCGCCACTATGCGTAAGGCAATCGGACACCTGGAACAGGAACTCACTAAGATCAGGGCCGGTAAAGCTAATCCGCAGATACTCGACGGCATCATGGTAGACTACTACGGTGCGCCTACCGCACTTGCGCAGGTAGCCAACATTACTGTGGCTGATGCCCGTACCCTGACTGTGCAGCCATGGGAAAGGAATATGCTCCAGCCAATCGAAAGGGCCATCATTGCTTCCAATATCGGTATTAACCCACAGAACGATGGTATTATCATCCGTTTGTTCCTGCCGCCATTAACAGAAGAAAGAAGGAAAGAATTTGTAAAACGTGCATTAGGTGAAGGCGAACAGGCAAAAGTTTCTATCAGAAACATCCGCAGAGATGCGATCGAATCGATCAAGAAACTGCAGAAGGAAGGTCTGAGTGAAGATTCTGCTAAAGATGCGGAAGCAGATGTACAGGGTTTGACCAACAAATTTATTGAGATGGTAGACAAACATACCGCTCAGAAAGAGAAAGAGATCATGGTGATCTAA
- a CDS encoding MraY family glycosyltransferase has translation MKHLYDEPDERKSHKARIPTLGGIGFFSGFVMASAVCVPAFADSPFQYMVAAFIVIFMVGMKDDIVGLSPLKKLIGQLMASFAVIYLGNLQINSMYGILGIEALPPYISLLLTYFTFLVIINAFNLIDGIDGLAGSIGMLVSGVMGTYFLYTGELLYAVMGFAMSGGLAAFLIYNISPARIFMGDTGSLMVGLVNAILVIKFIDVAGNPAGKLPVNSVPIVAIAILVMPLFDTLRVFAIRMMHGRSPFSADRNHIHHYLLELGLNHRQTTIVMVSINAGYIGLAFALQNIGSAYLLSVILGSALLLTGILYQMKKRREAMLRAMAVAAISDAASEAQTAINHPKILRVSTKGVLQDK, from the coding sequence TTGAAGCATCTTTATGACGAACCGGACGAACGGAAATCACACAAAGCACGCATACCAACTTTAGGAGGTATCGGTTTTTTTTCAGGATTTGTGATGGCATCTGCAGTGTGCGTACCTGCTTTTGCCGATTCCCCATTTCAGTACATGGTCGCTGCGTTTATTGTTATTTTCATGGTTGGCATGAAGGATGACATTGTTGGACTTTCCCCCTTAAAGAAACTTATTGGCCAGTTAATGGCTTCTTTCGCAGTTATATACCTCGGTAATTTGCAGATCAATAGTATGTATGGCATATTGGGAATAGAAGCCCTGCCTCCATATATCAGCCTGCTGCTTACTTACTTTACATTCCTGGTGATCATTAACGCCTTCAACCTGATAGACGGTATTGACGGCCTGGCGGGCAGTATTGGTATGCTGGTATCCGGTGTAATGGGTACCTATTTCCTGTATACCGGTGAGCTGTTGTATGCTGTAATGGGATTTGCAATGTCAGGTGGACTTGCTGCATTCCTGATCTATAACATTTCTCCTGCCCGCATCTTCATGGGTGATACCGGGTCTCTGATGGTAGGTCTGGTGAATGCGATCCTGGTGATCAAATTCATCGATGTAGCTGGTAATCCGGCAGGAAAGCTGCCTGTAAACTCCGTACCTATTGTGGCTATCGCTATTCTGGTGATGCCGCTTTTCGATACTTTGCGCGTTTTTGCTATCCGTATGATGCATGGAAGGTCGCCTTTTTCAGCTGACCGTAACCACATCCACCACTACCTGCTGGAGCTCGGTTTGAATCACAGACAGACGACCATCGTAATGGTGAGCATCAATGCAGGCTATATCGGTCTGGCTTTTGCCCTGCAGAATATTGGTTCCGCTTATCTGTTAAGCGTGATACTTGGTTCTGCCCTGCTCCTCACCGGTATACTTTACCAGATGAAGAAAAGAAGGGAGGCTATGCTGCGTGCTATGGCTGTTGCCGCAATCAGCGATGCTGCCAGTGAAGCCCAGACGGCTATAAATCATCCTAAAATCCTGCGTGTAAGCACAAAGGGTGTTCTCCAGGATAAATAA
- a CDS encoding transketolase yields the protein MPQLKDIATQIRRDIVRMVHGCQSGHPGGSLGCADFFTALYFKVMQHKPQPFEMDGLDQDLFFLSNGHISPVFYSTLAHAGYFDKAELATFRKLNSRLQGHPTTHEHLPGIRVASGSLGQGMSVAIGAALSKKLNNDDRLVFSLHGDGELEEGQNWEAIMFAPHHKVDNLIVTVDWNGQQIDGTVEDVAGLGDLEPKFAAFGWKVLHMNGNDMDEVVATLEKAVSLTGQGQPIVILMKTVMGQGVDFMEGHHEWHGIAPSDEQLAKALAQLPETLGDY from the coding sequence ATGCCTCAGTTGAAAGACATAGCAACTCAAATAAGACGGGATATAGTTCGTATGGTGCATGGCTGCCAAAGCGGCCATCCAGGCGGTTCTTTAGGATGTGCAGATTTCTTTACCGCCCTTTATTTTAAGGTGATGCAGCATAAGCCGCAGCCTTTTGAAATGGACGGTTTAGATCAGGACCTGTTTTTCCTTTCCAACGGGCACATTTCTCCAGTATTCTACAGCACTTTAGCCCATGCAGGCTATTTTGACAAAGCAGAACTGGCCACTTTCCGTAAACTCAATTCCCGCCTCCAGGGTCACCCTACTACACACGAACACCTTCCAGGTATACGGGTAGCTTCAGGTTCCCTAGGCCAGGGTATGAGTGTGGCTATCGGTGCTGCACTCTCCAAGAAATTAAATAATGACGATCGTCTGGTATTCTCCCTCCATGGTGATGGAGAGCTGGAAGAAGGTCAGAACTGGGAAGCGATCATGTTCGCTCCTCACCATAAAGTGGATAATCTGATCGTAACAGTTGACTGGAACGGCCAGCAGATCGACGGTACCGTTGAGGATGTAGCAGGTCTGGGTGATCTGGAACCTAAGTTTGCTGCTTTCGGTTGGAAAGTACTGCACATGAATGGTAATGACATGGATGAAGTAGTGGCGACACTGGAAAAGGCAGTTAGCCTGACCGGTCAGGGCCAGCCTATCGTTATCCTGATGAAGACAGTAATGGGTCAGGGTGTTGACTTCATGGAAGGTCACCACGAATGGCACGGTATAGCTCCAAGTGATGAGCAACTGGCCAAAGCACTGGCACAGTTACCAGAAACACTGGGTGACTACTAG